A window of the Sulfurospirillum tamanense genome harbors these coding sequences:
- the nifT gene encoding putative nitrogen fixation protein NifT, with amino-acid sequence MAKVMLRESEGKLFFYVAKKDMEEVVESVEFDSDEKWGGEIRLSNGQLWHIEPAPKVLPNEVVARKLADD; translated from the coding sequence ATGGCCAAAGTCATGTTGCGTGAGAGTGAAGGAAAATTGTTTTTTTATGTCGCTAAAAAAGACATGGAAGAGGTGGTCGAGTCCGTAGAATTTGACTCGGATGAAAAGTGGGGTGGTGAGATACGCCTTTCTAACGGACAGTTGTGGCACATCGAACCCGCCCCTAAGGTGCTACCCAATGAGGTAGTTGCAAGAAAATTAGCAGACGACTAA